One window from the genome of Alkalihalobacillus sp. LMS6 encodes:
- a CDS encoding DUF899 domain-containing protein: MSNDCCQTSKNKQIENEWEAVHAQFREKEKQLTRARDELNAERRQLPKKEVTNHYSFQGADGEVEFSDLFEDAEQLIVYHFMFAPEWEEGCNGCSMMVDNMGHVAHLKARRTRLVLISRAPLAKLIAFQKRMGWTVPWYSSYNNTFNKDFKATLENGEETHGYSVFQKDGERIFHTYSTWNRGVEYLGTTFSYLDMTPLGRQEKWEQAPPEVRVKQTDTYEWWRHHDRYKNE; the protein is encoded by the coding sequence TTGTCGAACGATTGTTGTCAAACAAGTAAGAATAAGCAGATAGAAAATGAATGGGAAGCCGTTCACGCTCAATTTCGAGAGAAAGAAAAACAATTGACAAGAGCGAGAGATGAACTCAATGCGGAACGAAGACAGTTGCCGAAAAAAGAAGTTACGAATCACTATTCCTTTCAAGGCGCTGATGGTGAAGTCGAGTTTTCGGACTTGTTTGAGGATGCGGAGCAGTTAATTGTGTACCATTTTATGTTTGCGCCTGAGTGGGAAGAGGGCTGCAATGGCTGTTCAATGATGGTAGATAATATGGGTCATGTTGCGCATTTAAAAGCTAGGCGAACGCGTCTTGTTCTCATCTCGCGCGCACCTCTGGCGAAACTCATAGCTTTTCAAAAACGAATGGGCTGGACGGTTCCTTGGTATTCTTCCTACAACAATACATTTAACAAAGACTTTAAAGCGACGTTAGAAAATGGCGAAGAGACTCATGGGTACAGCGTGTTTCAAAAGGATGGTGAAAGGATTTTTCATACGTACTCCACCTGGAATCGAGGTGTCGAATATTTAGGAACTACATTTAGCTATCTGGATATGACGCCGCTCGGTAGGCAAGAGAAATGGGAGCAGGCACCACCAGAAGTAAGAGTGAAGCAGACTGATACATATGAGTGGTGGCGACATCATGATCGGTATAAGAATGAGTAA
- a CDS encoding alpha/beta hydrolase, producing the protein MFTKLSFSTAMILFLFLLSACQQEAIEPEQTETPHAFTGDWEGEIIIPMQPLSIEILIDEDQATLSIPVQGIFDEPFDTVELDEQRLSLETTLQGQTILFEGEREEEEISGEFTQLGQQLPFQLRFQEEEELTELTLDSSETMKAKIDFPQEEQDAFPVALILQGSGPTDKHGNSYLLPGRNDNLKFISEHLNENSIATIRYDKRGIGDNLDLAPTSAETTFDDYIQDAIAWLEYASQNESFTSVYVIGHSEGALVGLAAALEENVDAYFSLAGAGRTIDDVLLEQIEEDPLITDELLQESADIIDHLSKGDSVDEISLELQSLFNQSVQPFLSSWMAYDPAELIQDVTFPTFIIHGENDQQIPVDDAHLLHDANNDTELLLIEDMGHALRDVSEDIEEEALSAISSEEPVSEELLEILTTRILNQSD; encoded by the coding sequence ATGTTCACTAAGCTTTCATTTTCAACAGCTATGATTCTTTTTTTATTTTTGTTATCCGCTTGCCAGCAGGAAGCAATTGAACCTGAACAAACAGAGACCCCTCATGCGTTCACTGGCGATTGGGAAGGAGAAATCATCATCCCGATGCAACCGCTTTCGATTGAAATTTTAATAGATGAGGATCAAGCAACTTTATCTATTCCCGTGCAAGGCATTTTTGACGAGCCTTTTGACACCGTCGAATTAGATGAACAGCGTCTTTCTTTAGAGACTACCTTACAGGGACAGACAATTTTATTTGAAGGAGAACGAGAGGAAGAAGAGATCAGCGGCGAGTTTACTCAGCTCGGTCAACAGCTTCCCTTTCAGCTTCGCTTCCAAGAAGAGGAGGAATTAACCGAACTAACACTAGATTCTTCTGAAACCATGAAAGCAAAAATAGATTTTCCTCAAGAAGAACAGGATGCTTTCCCCGTTGCGCTCATTTTACAAGGTTCAGGCCCTACAGATAAACACGGCAATTCATATCTTCTTCCTGGGAGAAATGATAACTTGAAATTCATTTCAGAGCACTTAAATGAGAACAGCATTGCTACGATCCGCTATGATAAACGTGGCATTGGAGATAACCTTGACTTAGCTCCTACTAGTGCAGAGACGACGTTTGATGATTACATCCAGGATGCAATCGCGTGGTTAGAGTATGCCAGCCAGAATGAATCGTTCACTTCTGTTTACGTGATCGGGCATAGTGAAGGAGCCCTTGTTGGCCTAGCAGCCGCTTTAGAGGAAAACGTAGATGCCTATTTTTCTTTAGCTGGTGCAGGGAGAACAATTGATGATGTCTTATTGGAGCAAATCGAAGAAGATCCATTGATTACAGATGAACTTTTACAAGAATCTGCTGACATTATCGACCACCTTTCCAAGGGCGATTCTGTTGATGAAATTAGTCTTGAACTTCAATCATTATTTAATCAATCCGTTCAACCTTTTCTTTCATCGTGGATGGCTTATGACCCTGCTGAACTTATACAAGATGTGACCTTCCCGACATTTATTATACACGGGGAAAATGATCAACAAATTCCTGTCGATGACGCTCATCTTTTACATGATGCAAACAACGACACAGAGCTCCTTCTTATTGAAGACATGGGTCATGCATTGCGTGATGTATCTGAAGATATCGAGGAAGAAGCCCTTTCGGCCATTTCTAGTGAGGAACCCGTATCGGAAGAACTCCTTGAAATTTTGACAACTCGTATTCTGAATCAAAGCGACTGA
- a CDS encoding tryptophan-rich sensory protein: protein MKQTTRLGVIYLIFFAFMIVVNYLSTTNVGSVANQEQALIQPAGFAFSIWGFIYLLLFIWILRIFFVNRWNADIYTRVGYWLPANFLLNGMWIIAFTQEWLLLSVIIIVGLLLTLIVIYFKINRLDFRWFDRIPFSIYLGWVSVATIVNIFAWLVQRDVTTFLGLGEVPWTIIMLLVGTLLAVIIALAYRDIFYPLVFVWAYAAIFAENSMTGILIVTAICIVIQLAVALFVLIKRR, encoded by the coding sequence ATGAAGCAAACAACACGTCTAGGCGTGATCTACTTAATTTTCTTTGCTTTTATGATAGTCGTAAACTATCTATCCACAACAAACGTTGGTTCCGTAGCCAACCAGGAACAAGCACTTATACAGCCAGCAGGATTTGCATTCTCTATTTGGGGGTTCATTTACCTGTTGTTGTTCATTTGGATTCTTCGTATCTTTTTCGTTAACCGTTGGAATGCCGACATTTATACACGCGTTGGGTACTGGCTACCTGCAAACTTTTTATTAAACGGCATGTGGATTATCGCTTTTACACAAGAATGGTTGCTTTTATCAGTCATCATTATTGTAGGCCTATTGTTAACCTTGATTGTGATTTACTTTAAAATAAATCGACTCGACTTTCGTTGGTTTGATCGTATCCCATTCTCCATCTACCTTGGTTGGGTATCTGTTGCTACAATTGTTAACATTTTCGCATGGCTCGTTCAGCGTGATGTTACGACGTTCCTTGGTTTAGGAGAAGTGCCATGGACCATTATTATGCTCCTTGTAGGTACGCTTTTAGCAGTCATCATTGCGCTTGCGTATCGTGACATCTTCTATCCATTGGTCTTTGTATGGGCATACGCTGCAATCTTTGCAGAAAACAGCATGACAGGCATTTTAATTGTGACCGCCATATGTATCGTCATTCAACTTGCTGTTGCCCTGTTCGTATTAATCAAGAGAAGATAA
- a CDS encoding MFS transporter codes for MNKFHIFLWIIISQTISLLGSAITRFALGIWIYQETGQVIHFAIILVASYLPSVFVAPFAGNGIDRFGPKWALLVGGLLGTSILLLASVFIVFSSMTSWIALMLAGILSVVSALETPALQALTPQLVEDKRLSRANGLVATGTSVANIVGPVVAGILYTFGDMVWIVISNGLSYVVALVVVVVLWRRFPKCECVKNENEGFLKELIRGFVYTWNEKALLALILFHMWANVALGINSVIRQPYLLAFGTEEQFGFVTALFGVGMVLGGFVISTVKIETNKVWWMLLASFGMGVAVLATGITETILLIGGLWLFMGFCLPITNALSVTLIQQHVESTYLGRVFSIARMLSWATLPIAYLVGGLMGDWLMNIGFSSAYRFLLIGSGVLLLLFVCYYGMSNKMKPLEKPDR; via the coding sequence TTGAACAAGTTTCATATTTTTTTGTGGATCATTATAAGTCAAACCATCTCACTATTAGGTTCGGCAATTACAAGATTTGCTTTAGGAATTTGGATTTATCAAGAAACTGGGCAAGTCATTCACTTTGCTATTATATTAGTGGCTAGCTATTTACCAAGCGTTTTTGTCGCTCCTTTTGCAGGGAACGGGATCGATCGTTTTGGTCCGAAATGGGCGCTGCTAGTAGGAGGATTACTTGGAACGTCGATTTTATTACTAGCATCGGTGTTCATTGTTTTTTCAAGTATGACTAGTTGGATTGCCTTAATGTTAGCAGGAATCCTATCAGTAGTAAGTGCATTGGAAACACCAGCATTACAGGCACTCACACCTCAACTTGTTGAGGATAAGCGGTTGTCGAGAGCAAACGGTTTAGTTGCCACGGGGACATCTGTAGCGAACATTGTTGGTCCGGTGGTTGCGGGAATCCTTTACACGTTCGGAGACATGGTTTGGATTGTCATCAGTAATGGCTTGAGCTATGTCGTTGCGCTCGTGGTAGTTGTTGTTTTATGGCGTCGTTTTCCTAAGTGCGAATGTGTGAAAAATGAGAATGAAGGGTTTTTGAAGGAACTCATTCGTGGTTTTGTATACACATGGAATGAGAAAGCGTTACTCGCACTCATTCTTTTCCACATGTGGGCAAATGTAGCATTAGGAATAAATAGTGTCATTCGGCAACCCTATCTTTTAGCATTCGGTACAGAAGAGCAGTTTGGCTTTGTAACGGCTTTGTTTGGAGTAGGAATGGTGCTAGGTGGCTTTGTGATAAGCACAGTAAAAATTGAAACCAACAAAGTTTGGTGGATGCTGCTAGCTTCATTCGGAATGGGGGTTGCGGTTCTTGCAACAGGCATAACGGAAACCATTCTCCTTATCGGGGGACTATGGCTCTTTATGGGCTTTTGCTTACCAATTACAAACGCCTTGAGTGTGACGTTGATCCAGCAACATGTGGAGTCAACTTATTTAGGACGTGTGTTCTCTATTGCCAGAATGCTATCTTGGGCTACATTGCCAATCGCATATCTTGTTGGAGGTTTAATGGGAGACTGGTTGATGAATATCGGTTTTTCTTCTGCTTACCGTTTCTTACTCATAGGTTCAGGCGTGCTGCTCCTTTTATTCGTATGTTATTATGGAATGTCGAATAAGATGAAGCCGTTGGAAAAACCTGATAGATAA
- a CDS encoding hemolysin family protein, whose product MFIAIALLFMASFFFSGSETALTAANKMRLQTKAAQGDKKSERLLNLVTNANDFIPGILIANNVPNITLPSLVTIVALEYGWSVGLATGILTVMIIIFSEVLPKSIAAAFPDRIAYLVYPPMKVVLTLLKPFTYLLNKFTQLIIKLLGKNDANQASFSKDEMRAMVDIGLTEGTFKNDEVYRLKGMLDFEHLNVADVLQTPRIDVQGISADVTFEEAKEILLDNQYTRYPVYEEDIDHIIGVFHSKFVLKWSQEPNKPIREIADLQPLYVYEFHPVNRVFQKMLQEKKHFAIVLDEYGGTEGIITHEDLIEAMIGQDIEDETDVDDVLIEEQSESRLVCDGKISLRRLNNAFNVNIPEEEDNLASFLIHQFGYLPTRGEQLNYKELRFEILAMDEKKVERVQITKTIDPALSE is encoded by the coding sequence ATATTCATAGCGATTGCTTTGTTATTTATGGCTTCATTCTTTTTCTCAGGTAGTGAGACAGCATTAACCGCTGCAAACAAAATGAGATTACAGACAAAAGCCGCTCAAGGAGATAAAAAATCAGAGCGATTATTAAACCTTGTAACAAACGCAAATGATTTTATTCCCGGAATATTAATTGCAAATAATGTTCCAAATATTACACTCCCATCTCTTGTAACGATCGTTGCACTTGAGTATGGGTGGAGTGTCGGTCTGGCGACTGGTATTCTAACCGTCATGATCATCATATTTTCTGAAGTACTACCTAAATCAATTGCTGCGGCATTTCCAGATCGCATTGCTTATCTGGTATATCCACCAATGAAGGTTGTACTCACTCTGTTAAAACCTTTTACGTACCTCTTAAATAAATTTACCCAGCTCATCATTAAACTACTTGGTAAAAATGATGCAAACCAAGCTTCTTTTTCAAAAGACGAGATGCGCGCAATGGTCGACATCGGCCTTACGGAAGGAACGTTTAAAAATGACGAAGTTTACCGTCTTAAAGGTATGCTTGATTTTGAACATTTAAATGTAGCAGATGTACTCCAAACACCACGAATTGATGTTCAAGGAATCTCTGCTGACGTGACGTTTGAAGAAGCAAAAGAAATCTTACTGGATAATCAATATACAAGATATCCTGTCTACGAAGAAGATATCGATCACATTATTGGGGTATTCCATTCAAAATTTGTTTTAAAATGGAGCCAGGAACCAAATAAACCTATTCGAGAAATAGCTGATTTACAGCCACTCTACGTTTACGAATTTCATCCTGTAAATCGTGTTTTCCAAAAGATGTTGCAGGAGAAAAAACATTTTGCCATTGTATTAGACGAATATGGCGGAACAGAAGGAATCATTACTCACGAAGACTTGATCGAAGCCATGATTGGTCAAGATATTGAGGATGAAACCGATGTGGATGATGTACTAATTGAAGAACAATCCGAATCTCGCCTTGTATGTGACGGAAAAATTTCATTGCGACGTTTAAACAATGCTTTTAATGTCAACATTCCTGAAGAAGAAGATAATTTAGCAAGCTTTCTTATCCACCAGTTTGGCTACTTGCCAACAAGAGGGGAACAGCTTAACTATAAAGAATTGCGGTTTGAAATTCTGGCGATGGATGAAAAGAAAGTGGAACGAGTACAAATCACAAAAACGATTGATCCGGCGCTTTCAGAGTGA
- the addB gene encoding helicase-exonuclease AddAB subunit AddB produces the protein MIHFYLGRSGSGKSTKMKEEIMTYLNDAPADGPEIILLVPDQMSFQVEYDLAKKTGGFSRLSVLSLHSLAERILDEAGQRERPMLDRTGMHVLIKKIIEQKKDQLRVFKRASNTSGFVKEMEQMILELRRQELSPDQIHVENEALSLAIQDKMHDVKLIFQGFEETFSNRFWDKEEQVKRAIKAVPDVGLLKGAYVYIDGFYEFSKLERRFLTALCDEAATTKMALTLDEHLGQADTFYLTNETYELMVQSLQQHKLRYKEEWFKANYRFNKIGLASLEEALVHQDHDVRENDHSVKIVETVNRRVEIESVAKSIRSLVREQGYRYTEIAVVTRDLHTYSDLIRRLFPTYEVPFFLDDTHGMIQHQLIELIRSSFEAVMQRYPYEALFRAFKTDLFIPLDEEQVAFREKIDELENVVLAQGIKGNLWSTAQDWQLKTARHGFGEDPTEEELENNATMNWLKNLLIAPLNQFESNLKRSETISDMCHALYTFLLALSIPEKMNQLQRQAEESGYIQVSSEYSQVWEGVLSILDQLVDIGGEDEVTVSTFFHTLNAGFENMSFKIVPPAIDQVTVGDMERSRLPKPRATFIVGVNEGIIPSRPREKGMISEQERMALQHAGLSLGHTATDKLWHEAFYAYMSQTSASEALIVSYALADEEGAALLPSPLIRHIHDSLNDVETVFVQNEPEAERHNQAIEYISHPKQAMSQLIRQLQKWKQGEEIDSIWWDVYNWFRTHAEWQRPLKSGLESLDYSYTHIPLTNETTKDLYNAHLVMSVSRMELFKQCSFRHFSQYGLRLKERDVYRLEAFDIGELFHTVLKTMSEKQKDRNKTWKTLSYEECREMTSEAVAEVAPTIQREILMSTNHYQYITEKLHDIAVQVTEALRQQALLSTFETVELEVAFGPQNPISIPSYKLENGMSMTVQGRIDRIDQAERDGRSFLSVVDYKSSPTSLSFSDVIEGISLQMPVYLTVALKGSEAWLEKSSEVGGMFYFHLHNPVLEEDKNEDEQRLKAFQLNGWMKNDYGVAELFDKSFVEKNKSNVVPVEFKKDGSFHSRSKVLTDDQFQTLFTYTEQKIVDIGNEIVSGKTIVAPYQKENGQIACTYCPMQAVCQFDPSLPGFHYNELVKRKNSDALVEMQESIKARGSEHA, from the coding sequence ATGATTCACTTTTATTTAGGAAGAAGTGGGAGCGGCAAGTCTACAAAAATGAAAGAAGAAATCATGACATACTTAAATGATGCCCCCGCTGACGGACCAGAAATTATTTTGCTCGTGCCTGATCAAATGTCGTTTCAAGTTGAATATGATCTCGCAAAAAAGACGGGCGGGTTTTCAAGGTTAAGCGTCTTAAGTCTACATTCTTTGGCCGAAAGAATTCTTGATGAGGCGGGCCAACGTGAGCGACCAATGCTTGATCGAACGGGTATGCATGTATTAATAAAAAAAATAATTGAACAGAAGAAAGACCAGCTTCGAGTCTTTAAGCGTGCAAGTAACACAAGTGGATTTGTAAAAGAAATGGAGCAGATGATTCTTGAATTACGTAGGCAAGAACTTTCACCTGATCAAATACATGTAGAAAACGAAGCGCTGTCATTAGCAATACAGGATAAGATGCACGATGTTAAACTTATCTTTCAAGGTTTTGAAGAAACGTTTTCCAACCGTTTTTGGGATAAAGAAGAGCAGGTAAAGCGTGCAATAAAGGCCGTTCCAGATGTGGGTTTGTTAAAAGGTGCTTACGTGTATATTGATGGCTTTTATGAATTTAGCAAGCTAGAACGTCGATTTTTAACAGCTCTATGTGATGAAGCAGCTACAACGAAAATGGCTCTAACATTAGATGAGCACTTAGGGCAAGCTGATACGTTTTATTTAACGAATGAAACGTACGAATTAATGGTGCAATCGCTTCAACAACACAAGCTTCGTTATAAAGAAGAATGGTTTAAAGCCAATTACCGTTTTAATAAGATAGGCCTCGCATCACTTGAAGAAGCGCTCGTTCATCAAGATCATGACGTGAGAGAAAACGATCATAGTGTAAAAATAGTTGAAACGGTAAATCGGCGAGTTGAGATTGAATCGGTAGCTAAATCCATTCGCAGTTTAGTGCGAGAGCAAGGATACCGTTATACAGAAATTGCAGTCGTTACAAGAGATTTACACACATATAGTGATCTCATCCGACGATTGTTTCCTACATATGAGGTGCCGTTCTTTCTTGATGATACACATGGGATGATTCAGCATCAGCTCATTGAACTAATTCGATCGTCCTTCGAGGCAGTAATGCAAAGGTATCCTTATGAGGCCTTATTTCGAGCATTTAAAACTGATTTATTTATTCCGCTTGATGAGGAACAGGTTGCGTTTCGTGAAAAAATTGATGAACTTGAAAATGTGGTTCTTGCTCAAGGCATTAAAGGAAATCTGTGGTCCACCGCTCAGGACTGGCAATTGAAGACAGCTCGTCATGGTTTTGGGGAAGATCCAACCGAAGAAGAATTAGAAAACAATGCAACAATGAATTGGTTGAAAAACTTGTTAATTGCCCCACTTAACCAATTTGAATCGAATTTAAAAAGAAGTGAAACGATTTCCGATATGTGTCACGCGCTTTATACGTTTTTACTGGCGTTATCAATTCCGGAAAAAATGAATCAGCTACAAAGGCAAGCGGAAGAGAGCGGGTACATTCAGGTTAGTAGCGAATACAGCCAAGTGTGGGAAGGGGTTCTATCGATTCTCGATCAACTTGTGGATATTGGTGGAGAAGATGAAGTGACCGTCTCTACTTTTTTTCACACGCTAAATGCTGGGTTTGAGAATATGAGTTTTAAAATTGTTCCTCCAGCGATTGACCAGGTTACTGTGGGAGACATGGAGCGTTCCCGTTTACCGAAACCACGTGCGACCTTCATCGTTGGAGTAAATGAAGGCATCATCCCATCACGCCCACGTGAAAAAGGGATGATAAGTGAGCAAGAAAGAATGGCATTGCAACATGCAGGTCTTTCGCTCGGTCACACAGCAACAGACAAGCTCTGGCATGAAGCATTTTATGCGTATATGAGTCAGACGAGTGCATCGGAGGCACTAATCGTCTCGTACGCTTTAGCAGATGAGGAAGGGGCAGCTTTACTTCCATCTCCTTTAATTCGACATATCCACGATTCTTTAAACGATGTAGAGACTGTATTCGTGCAAAATGAACCAGAAGCTGAAAGGCATAATCAAGCGATAGAATATATATCACATCCAAAACAAGCGATGTCACAACTCATCCGGCAATTGCAAAAATGGAAGCAAGGAGAGGAGATTGATTCAATTTGGTGGGATGTCTACAACTGGTTTAGAACGCATGCAGAATGGCAGCGCCCTCTAAAATCAGGTCTGGAGAGCTTAGACTACTCGTATACCCATATTCCTCTAACAAACGAGACTACAAAAGACTTATACAATGCTCATCTTGTGATGAGCGTGAGCCGAATGGAGTTATTTAAACAATGTTCGTTCCGTCATTTCAGTCAATACGGTTTGCGATTAAAAGAACGAGATGTGTATCGATTAGAGGCATTTGATATTGGAGAGCTTTTTCATACGGTGTTAAAAACGATGTCTGAAAAGCAAAAAGACCGAAACAAAACATGGAAAACCCTTTCGTATGAAGAATGCCGCGAAATGACGTCGGAAGCGGTGGCAGAAGTTGCCCCGACGATTCAGCGTGAGATTTTGATGAGTACAAATCACTATCAGTATATAACGGAAAAGCTCCATGATATCGCTGTTCAGGTAACAGAAGCATTGCGCCAGCAAGCGTTGTTATCCACGTTTGAAACCGTGGAATTAGAAGTCGCATTTGGTCCGCAAAATCCCATATCGATTCCTTCATACAAACTAGAAAATGGCATGAGTATGACGGTCCAAGGTCGAATTGATCGAATTGATCAAGCGGAAAGGGATGGTCGGTCGTTTCTCAGTGTCGTCGACTATAAATCAAGCCCAACATCCTTATCTTTTTCTGATGTGATTGAAGGAATTTCCTTGCAAATGCCCGTGTACTTAACAGTTGCTTTAAAAGGTTCTGAAGCGTGGTTAGAAAAATCCTCAGAAGTGGGGGGAATGTTTTATTTTCATCTCCATAATCCGGTGCTTGAAGAGGATAAGAATGAAGACGAACAACGATTAAAAGCATTTCAATTAAACGGATGGATGAAGAATGATTATGGTGTTGCAGAATTATTTGATAAAAGCTTTGTTGAAAAAAATAAATCAAATGTCGTTCCCGTTGAATTTAAGAAAGACGGTTCGTTTCATAGTCGCTCAAAAGTCTTAACAGATGACCAATTTCAAACGCTCTTTACGTACACTGAACAAAAAATCGTCGATATCGGGAATGAAATCGTAAGTGGAAAAACGATTGTAGCACCGTACCAAAAGGAAAATGGACAAATAGCATGTACGTACTGTCCTATGCAAGCCGTCTGTCAGTTCGATCCATCGTTACCAGGGTTTCATTATAATGAACTGGTAAAGAGAAAAAATAGCGATGCATTAGTAGAGATGCAGGAATCAATTAAAGCAAGGGGGAGCGAGCATGCCTAA